GAATTAGAAGATAGATAATTTCCATTAGGTTGTGCCTGCTCAATGAGTTTGTTAACGGCTACGTTTGGCCAGCGCGCGCCGGATTCGACTCGCGTTTAATACCACCAACAGGGAACTCAAAGACATACCAAGTGCCGCAATCCAAGGTGTCAGGAAGCCCAAGGCTGCTAAGGGTAACACAAGCACGTTATACCCTAAGGCCCAGACTAGGTTTTGTCGAGTTACCTGTTGAGTACGCGTGGCGACCGTTTGAATATCGATTAATCGACCTAAGTTTCCATTTAGCAAAATAACATCGGCATTATTCGCCGAGAGCTCACTACCAGAGGCAAGTGCGACGCTGAAGTCAGCGGCCGCAAGTACGGGCGCGTCATTGACACCATCTCCAACCATGGCTAATGTCTGCCCTGCTTGTTGCTGGCTAGAAATATAATCCAGTTTGTCTTCTGGTAGTTGATTAGCACGATAGTCGTTTATCTGCAGCGACTCGGCGCATGAACGCACAGCGGACTCTCGATCCCCGCTGATCAAGGTAACCTGCTGCCCGTTAGAAATTAGGTGATTTACTAAGTTAGCTGCCGATGGTCGAATTTCGTCACGCACTAAGTAAATTGCGATTAATTGCGCTGAACTGGCTAACACAACCTCGGAATCCTGTTGGTGATTGGCCGGGAAACCCATCGCGGAATCTAGCTCAGTAATCGCTATACCGGTACGCTCACAAACCCAGCCGCGTTTACCCAAGTAATAACGGACTCCATCGATACGGCCAGTGACGCCCTGCCCGGTCTCTTCACTAAACCCCGACACCGCAAAAAGCTGATCCACCGTTTGAAAAGCGCTTGCCAATAAATGATCCGATTGTGACTCTAAGCTAGATGCTATTTTGAGCCCTTGTATCTCGGCCTGTTCGCCAACTGAAACGATCTGTTGAATTCGCATTTTTCCCGCGCTGATCGTACCCGTTTTATCAAAGCACCAATGTGACACCGTAGCGATCGACTCCAAAGCACGATTGTTCGAGATCAAAACTCCAACGCGTTTCAAGGTGTTTATTGCGGTACTGCGCGCAACCGGTGCAGCAAGAGAAAACGCACAAGGACATGACGCCACCAGCATAGCGAGACACACCTCAAACACTCGGTCAGGTTGATAAAAGCTCCAGATCAAACCAACTAGCGCAGTTAGACACAGAACCACGGCAACAAAATATCGACCGGCGCTCTCTAGGTAGCTATGAGCTAGGCGCTCTGGCCTGTCGGCTTTTTGCAGTAAGCGCTGAATTTTAAAGATGCTTGAATCAGTCCAACCATGAACAGCTTCAAGCATCAATGTTCCGCTTAATACACGGCTGCCGGCAACCACGCGATCGCCCGCTGCATGCAATACTGGGCGAGACTCGCCAGTGATCAGCGACTCGTCAAACTCGCCACTGCCTCCAGTAATAGACGCGTCAAAAGCGGCAATATCGCCAGCTCGCAATTGCATTTGATCACCAACTTGTATTTGTTGTGGCTCCACTTCAAGCGACGTTACTTGATTATCGTGAAATCGTTGCACAGTAATTACACGCGGCAACAAACTCTCAACATCGTCGTTAGCGCCAGTAAGTCGGTGTCGAGCACGCATTTCGAGAAAGCGGCCAAGTGAGAGAAAAAACACGAACATCACAGCAGAATCAAAATAGATGTGCGTGGAGCCACCAGTTAACACGGTGTAAACGCTAGGAAAATAAGCACCACCAATTGCCAGTGCAACTGGCACATCCATGCCGAGACGCTTATGTCGAAGGTCATTATAAGCATTTCGAAAAAATGGGCTTCCGGAGTAAAACACCACCACGGTCGCAACCAACAAACTAACGAGTGCTAAAAACCGAGCGTACTGCGTTTGCATGCTGGCAGCATCGACATAGCTAGCAACCGCATAGGTCATGACTTGCATAGTGCCGAACCCAGCGACCAAGATACGCTTGATCGCTAACAGACGCTCATCTCGGTTTCGGATGCTTGCCATGGGCGATTCGGAAATAGCACATAGTTTGGGCGCGTATCCGAGACCGGCAATGGTCGCCAACACGTCGGCGAATAGAAAGTCTGAATCACTCGTTTCGAGGTAGATACATTTGGCGTCAGTATCAACTCGGACACGTAGATCGTGTGCGATCTCTCGAATTGCTCGGTCAATCAACCAGCTACAACTGGCACAGTAAATTCCGCTGACTTCGACACGAACCGACCTAGTTCCATTCGGCTCGCTATGCACATAGGTTTTCTGGCCATTAGGCGTATCAATAAACTGCCATTGTGTCGCTGAGTCAGACCGAGTATCACTCTTATTCGGCACCGCCACTTCAGCGAAAAACTTGTTGGCAGACAAATCACCACGATGTTGATAAAACCGTTCAAGTCCCCGCGCCAGAATAAATTCCGCCGCCGACTTGCAGCCAACGCAACACATGGGTCGTTCATGGGCATCGATGGTCACCGACAGCGTCGTATACGGTGGCACAGCTTCCAAACAATGAAAGCACACCAGAGGCTCAGGCTTGTCGTCGCTCATATTTGCTAGTGCTGATTGACTCGATTTAGCCGTGAGCGGTGTTTTGGCATCGACTGCTAGCGTATTCAATTGATTGCTCTTAAGTATGCCTAGCCGAATAATAGCTAATGCGTTACTGACCCTCTAAATGCACAATATTCGGCGCGTTCTGATAGGCAATGACCACGGTGACCATGGACGCGATCACCACGATTAACGGCAGCGAAATCATTAACCAAACCATACCAATCCGATACCACGGTTGATCCTTATTGAGCGTTTTCTTTGCGACAGTTTGGCTAGTCATAGTGTGATCTCTTGGTAGTAATCGACAATCGTTTTAATCCGATTAATCAACATTAGCAGGTCCCCAAAAACGGGACTCTTCAGTAATTGACGATGGTTTTTCGCCTTCGGTTTCCGCGAACGTCAACTTGACGGATTGAGAACGACGGTGATCAGCATTAGCGGGTAAACTGACAATAGCAGTGAATTCACCAATTTCTCCGGCTGCAACCGCACGAGACTGCCCATCTTCGAGCGCTTTAGCCCAACGCACATCGGCATTATCTAAGCCTGTCACGCCCACTTTATAGTGTTGTTCGAACTGACTCTTATTCATGACGCGAATCTGGTAAGTGTTTTCAATCTCGCCGTTATCAGCCCACCGATAGAATGCATTGCGGTCACGCAGCACGTCGACTTGCAACGTAGAACGCATCGCTAAAGCGGTTATAAACCCTATAAACACGATGCTCAAAAGTGTGCCATAGATCAACACACGAGGCCGAAAAACAGTTTGAAGAAGAGTTTTCTTATCCCCACTATCTTGTGACTCAGTACTGTATTTAATTAACCCGGTTGGTAAACCGATACGTTCCATAACTTCGTCGCAACCATCAATGCACGCGGCGCAGGCAATGCACTCGTATTGGAGTCCATCACGGATATCAATACCGGTTGGACAAACCTGTACACAAATACCACAGTCAATGCAGTCTCCAGCTGGTGCATCCTCGGCTGCATCTTTGCGTTTTTTGCCGCGACTGCGTGGCTCACCACGCTTCTGATCGTAAGCAACTATCAGCGTATCACGATCAAACATGGCGCTCTGAAAACGCGCATACGGGCACATGTATTTGCAAACTTGCTCGCGCATAAACCCAGCATTGCCATAGGTCGCAAAGCCATAAAACAGAACCCAAAATAATGACCAGCCGCCAATATTGAAATTGAAGAAATCAACAAACAATTGGTCAATCGACTGAAAGTAGCCGACAAATGTTAGACCTGTAAACAATGCAAACGTAATCCACAGGACTTGCTTGGTCACTCGCTTGCGGATTTTGTTAAATGTCCACGGCGCTGCAGCTAATTTTATTTGTTGAGCGCGCGTACCTTCGACCCAGCGCTCCATCCAAACAAAAGCCTCAGTCCAAACGGTTTGTGGACAGGCAAACCCGCACCACACACGGCCAGCAATCGCGGTAAAGAAGAACAACGACAACCCCGCTAATATGAGCAGCAAAGTTAGAAAAAAGAAATCTTGTGGCCAAAACGTTAGAAAAAAGATATGAAACTTGCGTGCCGGCAAATCAAATAGAACAGCCTGGCGCTCGCCCCAGTTTATCCACGGCAACACGTAGTACAAACCCAGTAATGCATAGACACTGAACACCCGAAAATTTTGAAATTTACCTTTGGCTTCACGCGGGTAAATCTTGTCACTTTTCTCGTACAGCCCTACTTCAACTGGAATCTTTTTTAACGACTGACTCATGAACTAACCCTCAGGGCTCTGTTTCTTGCGTTGACCTAGTGACATTAACCATGTGATGAAGAACCCGTTAATCGATAACAGGCCCCAAAACAGTAGAAATCCAAAGCTGTAACCGGCCGACCTTTCCATCTCCATCGGAAAGGTCGCAATTTGCGCGAGATCTAAGGGGTCGAACGTAGCGAAAAATAACATCGTCGCTATACCTGCCGACAGAAATGATACCCAGAGAATCGTACTCAGCTTGACTAGCATTGGATTGTCGTTGCGCATCGTCTCTTACTCCTCATTATTATTGCTCAAGCTGGTGACATAAGCCGCCAGTAGACGAATTTCATCTTTGCTCAGCGAGGCTTTGAAACTAGGCATATTGCCCTGCTTTCCATGGCGCAATACATGTTCGATATCGCTTGAGCGTGGACCATGCAGCCAAACTTGATCGGTCAGATTGGGAGCGCCCAAGGCTTGGTTACCTTTCCCTTCAGGCCCATGACATGCCATGCAAACACCGAACAAGGCTTTGCCCTTCTCGATCGCAAAATCCGTGACGTCCTGTTTGCCAGCGAGATGCTGAACATACAACGCAAGCACGGTCACCGCCGAACCGTCTAAATTCAGATTCGGCATAACCCCTGCGCGGCCGTTGGTAATCGACGCTAGGATTGTCTCAGGGCTGCTACCATACAACCAATCGTCGTCGGTCAGGTTCGGAAAACCCTTAGCGCCACGTCCGGCAGAGCCATGACATGAAGCACAGTTATTGGCAAACAAGCGCTCGCCGGTCTCCATGGCTTTAGGTATCTCAGCTAACTCGGTAATGCTGGCGTCAGCGAACTCAGCAAAAAAAGCAGATTGTTTAGCTCGGTTCTCGTTACGCGCTTCAATAAATTGGTCTTGCTGCGACCAAGATAAAGTTCCTTCATACGAACCCAAACCTGGGTACAGCACTAAATAGACCCCAGCGAATATAATTGTCAGTATAAATAGGCCAAGCCACCAACGCGGCAATGGATTATTCAACTCTTCGATTCCGTCCCACTTGTGGCCAGTGGTATCTGACTCGTCAATCCCATTACTACGGCTAGTAGCAAACAAAAGCCATACCATGGCTAAGATATTGCCAACGGCCAGTACAATAATAAAGGTGCTCCAGAAACTAGTCATTGTTTGCTACTCCTGATTCCTCATTGACGTCTTGCAAAGGAAGGTTCGCCATTTCGTCAAAGTTTTTGCGGTTGCGCCCACTCCAGGCCCAAACCCAGATACCAATAAACAGAACCAGTAATACGCCGGTCATTACCCCGTTAACTACGTTCATCATTGCTGATTCCTCCCATTATTTGCCACGCCCAAAAATTGCAAATAAGCAATCAACGCATCCATCTCAGTTTTACCTTCAACGTCGCTCGCCGCACTGTCTATTTGCTCTTGTGTATAGGGGTCGCCCAAGAAACGAAGAGTGCGCATCTTGGTGGTTAGTAAATCGCCATCTAGCTCAATATCTTGTAGCCATGGAAAGCCCGGCATGTTTGACTCCGGAACAACATCCCTTGGGTTAATCAAATGCGCTAAGTGCCAGTCATCAGGGTAGCGTCCACCGACACGAGCTAAGTCTGGACCGGTACGCTTAGAACCCCATTGGAATGGACGGTCGTAGACTGACTCGCCAGCGAGCGACGGTGGGCCATAGCGCAAACTTTCAGACACAAATGGTCGAATCATTTGTGAATGACAGTTGTAACAACCCTCTTTTACGTAAACATCTCGTCCGGCCAACTCCAAGACCGGATATGGAACCACACCTGGGGCTGGTTCGGTAGTTTGAGCTTGGAACATTAGTGGAACAATTTCAGCGATTCCCGCAACACTAATGACCAGTGCAATCAAGATGCCCATTAGACCGGTGTTTTTTTCAATCGTTTCGTGTTTCATTAGGCAGTCACCTCATTGCCTGTCGCTTGGTCAGACCCTTGCGTCAGTTGTTTTTCTGGACCGACGATGGTCCTGTATACGTTGTACACCATGATTAACATGCCGATGAGAAATAACAGACCACCACCGACGCGCATTACATAATACGGATAGGTTGCTTTAATACTCTCAATGAACGCATAGGTTAAGGTGCCGTCATCATTTACCGCACGCCACATCAAGCCTTGCATCACGCCCGCAATCCACATCGATGAAATATAGATAACAACACCGATAGTACTAACCCAAAAGTGCGTATTAATGAGATCAATGCTGTACATCTCACGCTTCCCATAGAGCTTAGGCAGCAATGAGTAAAGCGAACCAATCACAATAAAAGCAACCCAACCCAATGCACCTGAGTGCACGTGACCAATTGTCCAATCGGTGTAATGCGACAAAGCATTAACCGTTTTGATTGACATCATTGGGCCTTCAAAAGTCGACATGCCGTAGAAAGACAATGAAACGATCATGAACTTAAGAATTGGGTCATCGCGCAATTTATGCCATGCCCCAGACAGAGTCATCATACCGTTGATCATACCGCCCCAAGAAGGTGCTAATAGGATTAGCGAGAACACCATTCCAAGTGATTGAGCCCAGTCTGGTAAGGCGGTGTAATGCAAATGGTGCGGCCCAGCCCACATATAGATCGAGATAAGCGCCCAAAAATGCACCACTGACAATCGATAAGAATAAACTGGTCGATTGGCTTGTTTAGGCACAAAGTAATACATCATTCCTAGGAACGCGGCGGTTAAGAAAAAGCCCACGGCATTATGTCCATACCACCACTGGGTCATGGCGTCGACCGAGCCCGAAAAGACCGGGTACGATTCAGTCATGCTTACTGGAATCGCTAGATTATTGACAATGTGCAGCACCGCAACGGTAATAATAAACGAGGCGTAAAACCAGTTAGCCACATAGATATGGGCAATTTTTCGCTTTACGATGGTGCCAAAAAAGACGATGCCATACGCGACCCAGACCACAGTGATAAGAACATCAATTGGCCAAATCAGCTCAGCGTATTCTTTCGATTGGGTATATCCAAGTGGCAACGTTATGGCGGCTAAAACAATCACAGCCTGCCATCCCCAGAAGGTGAACTTGGCAAGCTTGGGCGCAAATAGCGGTGCGTGGCAAGTTCGTTGAACCACGTAATAACTGGTGGCAAACAAGGCACATCCACCAAAGGCAAAAATCACCGCATTGGTATGCAATGGCCGTAGCCGACTAAACGTCAACCAAGGAATATCAAAGTTAAGTGCCGGCCAAGCCAATTGGGCCGCTATGAGGACGCCAACCAGCATTCCCACTACTCCCCATAGAATAGTAGCTAGCGAAAATTGCCGAACTACATCATCATGATAGACAAGTTTACTCATAGGTTTATTACCGCAAAATTGATTACAAGCGGATTATTGCGAATAGAAACAATCTGGACTTGATCTGGATCAAGTTTTCGCTTGGTTGAAGGGTTATTCTGACTCAATACTGTACAAGCCTTTGATAAACAAACCTATGTTTCAAGCAACCTGCATTCCAGCTGGGCTGATCGAACGATATGACACGATGGCGCCTCGCTATACGTCGTACCCTTCAGCGCCGCAATTTAGTGATCAGTTTGATGAAAGCCACTTAGCGATTCACGCTGAGAGATCAAACGCGAGCTTGCTCCCCAAAGATCTGTCTGTCTATGTGCACATTCCGTTTTGTCATTCACTATGCTATTTCTGTGGATGCAACAAAGTGGTTACCCGAACAGATAACCAAAAAGTATCTGAGTACTTAGACAACCTTATGCACGAAATCGCTTTGCGTGCTCGCTTATACAGTGACGATCGCTTAGTGACCCAGATTCACTTTGGTGGTGGCACACCGAATTTTCTATCGCTAGATCAAATCGCATCGCTGCTGGATCAAATTGCTTTGCAGTTTCATTTAGACCTACCTAACAATCTCGAGATTGGTATCGAACTTGACCCTCGTTTTATCACCAGTGACGAGCTACGCACCTATCAATCCATTGGTTTTAATCGCTTTAGCATTGGTGTTCAAGATTTTTCCAAGCCGGTTCAGACTGCGATCAACCGCGTGCAAGACGAAGCCAAGACGCTAGAGATTATTAACACCGCGATGGAGTGTGCTAATTCGGTTAACGTCGACTTAATTACTGGGCTGCCGTTCCAGCAATTGACAACCTTCGCCGACACGCTCGACAAAATCATCAGGACCAAAGTAAGCCGTATCGCAACCTATAACTTTGCCTACATGCCGACTAGGATTAAAGCGCAAAAAATGATTTCGGCGTCTACTTTGCCATCTAGCGCGGTGCGCATGGAATTGGTGTCGCTAGTACGCGAGAAGCTACATGACGCGGGCTATCAGCATATTGGCATGGACCACTACGCCTTGCCGTCCGACTCCTTATCGATTGCACAAGATAATGGCACCTTACAGCGAAATTTTCAGGGCTATACGACGCATCGCGACACCGATTTAATCGGCGTTGGAGCCAGTGCCATCAGTAAATTCGACACGGCATTTTCACAAAACGAAACCACTCTTTCTTTGTATAACGAGGCATTGGCAAGACACCGGCTGCCGATCGCTAAAGGCGTGGAGCTTGATGATGACGACAGAATACGCTCCGCGGTGATACAACAAATCATGTGCCGAAATAAATTAGACCTCACTCTCCCGATCGGTCAGTTCATTGAACGCGATACAAACACAACGTTAGCAGACTATTTGAGCAGTGATATTCAGCGATTAACTCAGTTCATTCAAGACGGCCTATTAGTTCCTGTCGAAAACGGATTCGAAGTGACCGACACCGGTCGATTCTTTATGCGCTCGATTGCCAGTGTGTTCGATAAATACTTGACTAAACAATCGAGTGATCGTGTCGTGCCATTTTCCAGAACGGTATAGCGCCGAATAAATAATAAGCCCGCTCACCAATCGTTAGTTAGAGGGCGCCACCAACATTCAGCGTAAAGCCTGCAAGCTAGGCGAAACCGCTTACAGGCGCTATTAAAGAAATCTTTAAATTGCTAACCGGGATACACGTAATAGGGATAAATTGTCTCGGGATAGCTCTTAAATTCGTATTTGGAGCGCAAAAAGGTGACCAAGTCGATCAGTTCTTCAACTGTCATCACTTGATTGTAGTACGCCATTTTAGACTCACCGTTTTCCGTGACCTGATCGACTGGATAGCCCTTGGCAATACGATGAGACGGGTTAATAATCGACGTTACTAAGTCTCCATAAGTCTGCAGCTTAGTGGTTGCACCACCTAGTTCGACTGCGATGCCATCACCTTCAGTCAGGCGCCATTCATCATCGGAAAATTCTGTTCCTTGTAAAACATGACACTGCAAACACTGGTATTCCAAAAATACCATTCGACCATTTTCGATGTCACCTGACGGAAGGCTAAAGCCTCGATTTGCGACTTTTTCTTGACTACATGCAGCCAACATCATGCAGCTAAGCAAAAGACCAAGTTTGAGATGGGTTGATTTCACAGAATCCTCCAGAGCGAGACGCTCAGTTGCCAAAATAAAACAATCGTCACGGTCTCTCGGTACGACCGAATTAGCTCGCATAGACACCAATGACGTAATGAACAACAGACTAAGGCGATCGATCTGTTGCAGCTTATACCTTAGTACGAGTTTTGCTAACCAGGTTTGATCTGCATCAAGTTAATCGAGTTAAGCGACGGCAATTTGCGTGACTAATGCGTTTTTTTCTGGCGTCTGCAACGATGTTGTTTTGGCTTCAAGCCCCAAAAACTACTTCGATTAAGGCTTCTCGCGCTAAATCGCGAACCAGCGACGGCTAATTAAACTAGCTAACTAGCTAAGCTATCCGCCTACCTATCAAGATCATCCTCCCTGGCAAAGCTGATCAAACTGTATCGTTACTTGATCTGCGTCAAACAGCTTAGCTTACAACTTACTATACTAAAGTCTAAATTAGCATTTTTTCTAAGGCGAGGTAATTATGATACGCAGAGTACTGGTTTACACCTACGGTAATCACTCCCATGATCACTCAATACGCGCGGCAGCGACTTTTGCAGCACACCACCAGGCCGAACTAATTGGCCTTTTTGTAGAGCCCGACGTCATGGGCTTCACTTCTATTTATGGCTCCTACCCGCTCAACTTAGCGCAGACATTCGTTGATCAACAAGATGGCTATGAAGCAAAAATAAAGGCGTCGTTTGAGGAGATTGTCGGTCATCTTGACATTCAAACCCAGTGGCATCGTACCGCCGAGTATGAAAAACAGCCGCGCCCTTCTTTTTATTCAGACATCACCTTCGTCGGCCAAGTTACCGAACCTAACGATATAGTGTTCGATGGAGCGAGCTTCATTGATCACTTAATCACCGATACTGGACTGCCTACCGTTGTGGTTCCGACTGATTGGAGCTCAACATCGTTTGCGCAACGACCAGTACTGGCGTGGCGCGAAACACGTGAAGCCGCCGGCGCAGTACGCCATACTTTACCGCTCATGCGTGCAGCGGAGAATGTTCATGTTGTGAGTGCCTACCGCAAAACTGACCTAGAAGTTGAACTCATTGATGGCATTGAGATATGTCAATTCTTAGCAGAGCACGAGGTGAAAGCCGAGTTCTTTTCAGTCGAGATCGAGTCTCACAAACACAGCGAGGCAGGCGCGGTCTGCCAGCATGTTAATGAACATAATCGCGACCTCATTATTGCTGGCGGCTATGGGCACTCACGCTTAAGGGAGATCGTGCTTGGCGGTATGACTCGGGGTTTATTGGCGGAGAGTCCGGTACCAGTGCTATTTTCACACTAACACGCTCTTTTACTAAGCTAAGGTAACTCCGTGTTCTATACAGCGGTTCGGCCTTAGCTGTTCTGTGCAGCCGACTTTCTACGGATAATCTAGCCGTAGAAAGTCGTTTGTCAAACTATCGTGATGCCGCCACGCGCTGAAGCCGTGTTAGTGCATTGACCATGTATTTGGCATGATGGTGTACTTCATGGTTTAGATTGAACCACGTTGAGATCGTAGCCGTAACCGCGGTTTGCCCCCGATTAGCGTTGATAATTAGATCCGAACAAGCTTGGTGATGCCTAACATTCAATTCGCTCAGTTCGGCATCTACCGTTGAAAGCATAGAGCTTAAGTTGTTACTCGCCTCATCGCCGTGCTGCAAGCGCCCTTGAAGCGCACCGGTTTGCCTCATCTCCAGTTGGTCAAGAGCATGATCGTAAATTTGGTAAAACTGCTTTAAAAAAGTTTGATGCGCGTCTGCTAGGTTGTGGCCACCACTGCCCTCCTTTGAACCTCTAATCACATTAAAGTCGAGCTGAATGTCCTTCAGGGTTTTACAGGCATACACAATCGCACGGGTTGCTTCGAGTAGCTGGCCAACCGCGTTGTCATCAGCTTGTGCGATGTTCGAGAGTCTAAGACGCTGAGCAAAGTGAATAATCTGACTCTCAAACTCTTTAATTGCTTGATACTGATCAGCGATTGCACGGTGTACCACTTCATCGCTCTGCAAACCATTTTCTGAGACCCGAACACCAACCCGAGTTGTATTTAGAGATATTGCGTCACGCGCCAACAACATCACCGAAGCTTGCAAACTAGCTACCGCAGCTTCAGGAACTTCTACCGGCACTTCAAATAGTGTGGCTCGGCTATCCGCTTCAACTGGGAGCAGACGTTGAATCCAGCGTGTGTATTGCGCGAGCAACGGCAGAAAGATCAGCAAACCTAGCAAATTCAATATGCTGTGAAACATCACTAAACCAAACATCTCGTCGACAACACCAACCAGACTCAGCCAAGCAGGCAACAATGGCAACAACAGAAAGAAGGCCGAAATATCCACCACGACATTGAACAATACATGAGCCAGCGCAAGCTGTTTCTTAACGATCGATTGTCCGAGGCTGCCCAGAATCGTAGTACTGGTGGTGCCAAGATCCGCCCCAATCATGAGTGCCGCAGCATCGACTAAGCCGATTGCTTGAGAACTCAGTAGAGCGAGTGTCATCATCATCACCGCTGAACTCGATTGCATCACCGCGGCTAACACGAGACCAATAAGTAGATAAACCCAGCCGGCTAGTTCAGCGGCCTCGTTTAAATCAACTAATTCAGTTAAACCAGCGACACTTTCTTTCATTACCGACAGGCCAAATATCAACAAGCCGAATCCAAATAGTGCGGTGCCCGTTCCGCGTATGCGGGTATTTTTAAGGAAATCCAAGTTGGTTAGTGCACCGATACCCAAAAGCGGCAACACCAGGCTGTTCAGATCCATCTTAAAACCGACTAAGGTTACAATCCATCCAGTAATCGTAGTGCCTAGGTTGGCCCCCAACACAACCCCTATTCCACTGTAAAGAGACATGGCGCCGGCGCTCACAAACGCCAAGGTTAGCAGCGACACCATCGAACTACTTTGCAGCACTGCGGTAATAAAAATTCCCGCAGAGGCGCTACTTAGCGGCGTTTTTGTGCGATTAACAATCCATTTTTTGAATCCCTCACCACTGGCTTGCTGAATGCCCGATTCAAGCTGCCCCATCGCGTACAGAAAAATCGCTAAGCCTGAGATAAACGCAATAAAGCTCATACAATATAATCAACCTTGGTAAGCAAACTTAGTAAGCAAACAGTGGTGCTTCAAAACGTAAATAACCGGTGACATGTGGTGCATTGCATAGCTAATCACTAATCAGCAGATGCCCAACCGTCACCGAACCAGCGCGTCAACAAAAAGTCGATTAGCAGGCCAATGAGTGCGCCCTCAAGCACCATCCAAAATGGCGACGCCCAAGGGCCCGTGGCGCTGAACATTTCCAGACTAAGCTGTGAAATAACTGGATAAGCGATAAGCACCAACACGAAGTTCATCCAAGCCCCTAACCATATGCCTCTGAACCACCAAGGCATGGGTAGCTTAAATACTGGATGACGCGCCAAGATACCGAACACGCCCACTAAAGCGCCTAATGTGGTGTACCAAAACACGATGCCGATACGTAGCATTAAGCCTGAGTCATCAACCAACATCGGTAATACAAAGAAGCCGAGTAAGCCAACAGCAAGCCCCAGCACCTTGCCAACACCAATTCTATACACGAGCGATTTTTCAAATGACATGGTCGATCTCCGATAGGTACCATTGAGTATGCTGCCGATCGTTATTCAATCTGCGCGACACAATCCGCAGCGGCAGTAATCCATTACAGCTTACTGATATCAAAAGCTTCTCATTTGATATAGATCAAGCTTTGAAGAGGTAACGAACCTATCGAACTAATTTTTCTAGCTAAAGAGCTCTGGTGCAACCTACAAATCAGCGATAACTAGGCCGTATGCGCGATTGAACTAATATCGATCGACGTTTCAAGCGCATGACAATGAACCAATCCTTCCAATTTTGCGCGATCTTGCACCGTGACTAAGCGATTATTAATGGTAATAACACCGCGTTCCTGAAAACGCTTTAACAGGCGACTGATTGTTTCGGGAGCGAGCCCTAGATGGTTCGCTATATCACGCCGAGACATTGGCAAATGCAAATCTAGACTATTGTGTCCACGTGCT
The sequence above is a segment of the Arenicella xantha genome. Coding sequences within it:
- a CDS encoding cbb3-type cytochrome oxidase subunit 3, with translation MMNVVNGVMTGVLLVLFIGIWVWAWSGRNRKNFDEMANLPLQDVNEESGVANND
- the ccoG gene encoding cytochrome c oxidase accessory protein CcoG, with amino-acid sequence MSQSLKKIPVEVGLYEKSDKIYPREAKGKFQNFRVFSVYALLGLYYVLPWINWGERQAVLFDLPARKFHIFFLTFWPQDFFFLTLLLILAGLSLFFFTAIAGRVWCGFACPQTVWTEAFVWMERWVEGTRAQQIKLAAAPWTFNKIRKRVTKQVLWITFALFTGLTFVGYFQSIDQLFVDFFNFNIGGWSLFWVLFYGFATYGNAGFMREQVCKYMCPYARFQSAMFDRDTLIVAYDQKRGEPRSRGKKRKDAAEDAPAGDCIDCGICVQVCPTGIDIRDGLQYECIACAACIDGCDEVMERIGLPTGLIKYSTESQDSGDKKTLLQTVFRPRVLIYGTLLSIVFIGFITALAMRSTLQVDVLRDRNAFYRWADNGEIENTYQIRVMNKSQFEQHYKVGVTGLDNADVRWAKALEDGQSRAVAAGEIGEFTAIVSLPANADHRRSQSVKLTFAETEGEKPSSITEESRFWGPANVD
- the ccoP gene encoding cytochrome-c oxidase, cbb3-type subunit III, which gives rise to MTSFWSTFIIVLAVGNILAMVWLLFATSRSNGIDESDTTGHKWDGIEELNNPLPRWWLGLFILTIIFAGVYLVLYPGLGSYEGTLSWSQQDQFIEARNENRAKQSAFFAEFADASITELAEIPKAMETGERLFANNCASCHGSAGRGAKGFPNLTDDDWLYGSSPETILASITNGRAGVMPNLNLDGSAVTVLALYVQHLAGKQDVTDFAIEKGKALFGVCMACHGPEGKGNQALGAPNLTDQVWLHGPRSSDIEHVLRHGKQGNMPSFKASLSKDEIRLLAAYVTSLSNNNEE
- the ccoO gene encoding cytochrome-c oxidase, cbb3-type subunit II — encoded protein: MKHETIEKNTGLMGILIALVISVAGIAEIVPLMFQAQTTEPAPGVVPYPVLELAGRDVYVKEGCYNCHSQMIRPFVSESLRYGPPSLAGESVYDRPFQWGSKRTGPDLARVGGRYPDDWHLAHLINPRDVVPESNMPGFPWLQDIELDGDLLTTKMRTLRFLGDPYTQEQIDSAASDVEGKTEMDALIAYLQFLGVANNGRNQQ
- a CDS encoding heavy metal translocating P-type ATPase; the protein is MNTLAVDAKTPLTAKSSQSALANMSDDKPEPLVCFHCLEAVPPYTTLSVTIDAHERPMCCVGCKSAAEFILARGLERFYQHRGDLSANKFFAEVAVPNKSDTRSDSATQWQFIDTPNGQKTYVHSEPNGTRSVRVEVSGIYCASCSWLIDRAIREIAHDLRVRVDTDAKCIYLETSDSDFLFADVLATIAGLGYAPKLCAISESPMASIRNRDERLLAIKRILVAGFGTMQVMTYAVASYVDAASMQTQYARFLALVSLLVATVVVFYSGSPFFRNAYNDLRHKRLGMDVPVALAIGGAYFPSVYTVLTGGSTHIYFDSAVMFVFFLSLGRFLEMRARHRLTGANDDVESLLPRVITVQRFHDNQVTSLEVEPQQIQVGDQMQLRAGDIAAFDASITGGSGEFDESLITGESRPVLHAAGDRVVAGSRVLSGTLMLEAVHGWTDSSIFKIQRLLQKADRPERLAHSYLESAGRYFVAVVLCLTALVGLIWSFYQPDRVFEVCLAMLVASCPCAFSLAAPVARSTAINTLKRVGVLISNNRALESIATVSHWCFDKTGTISAGKMRIQQIVSVGEQAEIQGLKIASSLESQSDHLLASAFQTVDQLFAVSGFSEETGQGVTGRIDGVRYYLGKRGWVCERTGIAITELDSAMGFPANHQQDSEVVLASSAQLIAIYLVRDEIRPSAANLVNHLISNGQQVTLISGDRESAVRSCAESLQINDYRANQLPEDKLDYISSQQQAGQTLAMVGDGVNDAPVLAAADFSVALASGSELSANNADVILLNGNLGRLIDIQTVATRTQQVTRQNLVWALGYNVLVLPLAALGFLTPWIAALGMSLSSLLVVLNASRIRRALAKRSR